From one Novosphingobium sp. genomic stretch:
- a CDS encoding aldo/keto reductase, with translation MRYTLFGRGTGLRVSEIAMGGALLGDAWGYGTPAQDALRLLHAYEDADGNFLDTADSYQFGQSETIIGEFLPGRRDRMVLASKYTLGAGPGHAATTGNSRRTMVQSVEASLRRLKTDRIDLYWAHMADGQTSSDEIMRGLDDLIRAGKIVYAGLSDFPAWRVARAATLAELRGWAPVIGLQVEYSLVERSADRELLPMARAFGMGITAWSPLGGGLLTGKYRRGEDGRATTFGHVVHREDDPRKAAVVDAVLGVAGETGATPDAVALAWLRARGIVPIIGPRTVEQLRANLAAADLALSPDHLARLDAAGAIPGGFPHDFLAAEMQRQGMAGGMADLIDDPAILVA, from the coding sequence ATGCGTTACACATTGTTTGGCCGGGGCACGGGGCTGCGCGTGTCGGAGATCGCCATGGGCGGAGCGCTGCTGGGCGACGCCTGGGGATATGGCACGCCGGCGCAGGATGCATTGCGCTTGCTGCATGCCTATGAGGATGCCGATGGCAATTTCCTCGACACCGCCGATTCCTATCAGTTCGGCCAGTCTGAAACCATCATCGGCGAATTCCTGCCCGGACGGCGCGACAGGATGGTGCTGGCCAGCAAATACACGCTGGGGGCCGGGCCCGGTCACGCCGCGACCACCGGGAACAGCCGCCGCACGATGGTCCAGTCGGTGGAGGCGAGCCTGCGTCGCCTGAAAACCGACCGTATCGACCTCTATTGGGCCCATATGGCCGATGGGCAGACCTCGAGCGACGAGATCATGCGCGGGCTCGATGATCTGATCCGCGCGGGAAAGATCGTCTACGCGGGCCTGTCCGATTTCCCGGCGTGGCGTGTGGCGCGCGCGGCGACCTTGGCCGAATTGCGCGGTTGGGCGCCGGTGATCGGCCTGCAGGTGGAATACAGCCTGGTCGAGCGCAGTGCGGATCGCGAGTTGCTGCCGATGGCACGGGCCTTTGGTATGGGGATCACGGCCTGGTCGCCCCTCGGCGGGGGTCTGCTGACGGGCAAGTATCGGCGGGGTGAGGACGGGCGCGCCACCACCTTCGGCCATGTCGTTCATCGTGAGGACGATCCGCGAAAGGCGGCGGTGGTCGATGCCGTTTTGGGCGTGGCGGGTGAAACCGGGGCGACGCCGGATGCGGTGGCGCTGGCATGGCTGCGCGCGCGCGGGATTGTGCCGATCATCGGCCCGCGCACCGTGGAGCAATTGCGCGCCAATCTGGCCGCCGCCGATCTGGCGCTGTCGCCGGATCATCTGGCGCGGCTTGATGCGGCGGGCGCGATTCCGGGTGGTTTCCCGCATGACTTTCTGGCCGCCGAGATGCAGCGGCAAGGCATGGCGGGCGGCATGGCCGATCTGATCGACGACCCTGCCATCCTCGTCGCCTGA
- a CDS encoding carboxymuconolactone decarboxylase family protein: MTKRIDHNAATPQGMQALGSVYGYIMTSGLPKGLVDLVYLRVSQINGCAFCIDMHSRDLLKDGVSVEKLVLVPAWREAGALFDAREQAALAWAETVTQVAQTHVPDAAYEAAAAVFAARELADLTIAIGLMNTYNRMAISFRAVPQAASAV, from the coding sequence GTGACCAAGAGAATTGACCACAATGCGGCGACCCCTCAGGGCATGCAGGCGCTGGGCAGTGTTTATGGCTACATCATGACCAGCGGATTGCCCAAGGGGCTGGTCGATCTGGTCTATCTGCGCGTCAGTCAGATCAATGGCTGCGCCTTCTGCATCGACATGCACAGCCGGGACCTGCTCAAGGACGGCGTTTCGGTGGAAAAGCTGGTGCTGGTGCCCGCATGGCGCGAGGCAGGGGCGCTCTTCGATGCGCGCGAACAGGCGGCGCTGGCCTGGGCCGAGACCGTGACCCAGGTGGCCCAGACCCATGTGCCCGACGCGGCCTATGAGGCTGCGGCAGCCGTGTTCGCCGCAAGGGAGCTGGCCGATCTGACCATCGCCATCGGCCTGATGAACACCTACAACCGCATGGCGATCAGCTTCCGAGCCGTGCCGCAAGCTGCCAGCGCCGTTTGA
- a CDS encoding TonB-dependent receptor, giving the protein MSATPSPAKAEDQPPELIVTAQRREQRLQDVGLAVSILTGDDLARQRVESINDLVAQVPGLQATPSPNDTPVFILRGVGFYETSVAAYPDVAVYLDQTPLTLPAFTKLTMFDLDRVEVLKGPQGTLFGNNATGGAINLVAARPQNVFGAQVSATAGRFGRAELDGHVTGPLTQNLTARLAIKAVDTGDWQRSTTRPDTLGATRTAAGRLLLDWQASDRLKVSLDLNGWVDQSDPEAPQLARMTTPADLQAAIGASGPTGTITADFALLHVAPAPANPRAADWNAGNRPFADNRLAQAALTTSWDAGTDLRLTAITSYVHYRMHNATEGDGTALADLDIVSDRAQASSFFQELRLSSIDEHDRLRWVAGAGLDRTQVYEAVDLVFPAASTGSIQGFSADTYDSHQTMSNEALFASLEYDVLPRLTLHGGARYTWALRRTVNGSYQTPGYVEPFAGSPGLTGLINTLWSSALTPLFCPGQSFTLIPPGGSVSVNTATCSAGLYRGRLPESNLSWRGGIDLHLSRDWLAYANIAKGWKNGSYPTISAPVFDQYQPVTQESLLAYEAGVKGRLGTLATLEASAFYDDYRNKQVRAKTVNPIFGIIDQLVNVPRSRILGAEAQATIRPAKGLRIDLSATWLDTRIEQYDGIIGDTMVNGLLYAVRAPFAGADLPFAPHWQARAAVDYSTRLTRRLSGFVGGSLAAQTGSYASLVGTAQDRADTTLPGHAVLDLHAGVETAQGWRVTLWGKNVGNRFYLTNAGRAYDTIIRYAGRPAEYGITVTRSWR; this is encoded by the coding sequence ATGTCCGCGACCCCTTCGCCCGCGAAGGCGGAAGACCAACCTCCCGAGCTGATCGTCACCGCCCAACGCCGCGAGCAGCGGTTGCAGGACGTGGGGCTGGCCGTCTCCATCCTGACGGGTGACGATCTGGCCCGGCAAAGGGTGGAAAGCATCAACGATCTGGTCGCCCAGGTGCCCGGCCTGCAGGCCACGCCCTCGCCCAACGACACGCCGGTTTTTATCCTGCGCGGTGTGGGGTTCTATGAGACATCGGTGGCGGCCTATCCCGATGTCGCGGTCTATCTCGACCAGACGCCCTTGACGCTGCCGGCCTTCACCAAGCTGACCATGTTCGATCTGGACCGCGTGGAGGTCCTCAAAGGACCGCAGGGCACGCTGTTCGGCAACAATGCCACCGGCGGCGCCATCAACCTTGTCGCGGCGCGCCCGCAAAACGTGTTCGGGGCGCAGGTCAGCGCCACGGCAGGCCGCTTTGGCCGGGCGGAGCTTGACGGACATGTCACGGGACCGCTCACGCAGAATCTGACCGCGCGACTGGCCATCAAGGCGGTGGACACAGGCGACTGGCAGCGCAGCACCACGCGCCCCGACACGCTGGGCGCGACGCGTACAGCAGCGGGCAGACTGCTGCTGGACTGGCAGGCGTCGGACCGATTGAAGGTCTCGCTCGACCTCAACGGCTGGGTCGATCAGTCGGACCCGGAAGCGCCGCAACTGGCGCGCATGACCACCCCGGCCGATCTGCAGGCCGCCATCGGCGCCTCGGGCCCCACCGGGACAATCACGGCCGACTTTGCCCTGCTGCATGTTGCCCCCGCGCCCGCCAACCCGCGCGCCGCCGACTGGAACGCCGGCAACCGCCCCTTTGCCGACAACCGGCTGGCTCAGGCCGCGCTCACCACCAGCTGGGATGCCGGAACGGACCTGCGCCTCACCGCGATCACATCCTATGTCCATTACCGCATGCACAACGCCACCGAAGGCGACGGCACCGCCCTTGCCGATCTCGACATCGTGAGCGATCGGGCGCAAGCCAGCAGCTTCTTTCAGGAACTCCGCCTCTCCTCCATCGATGAGCATGACCGTCTGCGCTGGGTCGCGGGTGCGGGGCTGGACCGGACGCAGGTCTATGAGGCGGTCGATCTCGTCTTCCCCGCGGCATCCACCGGGTCGATCCAGGGCTTTTCCGCCGACACCTATGACTCCCACCAGACAATGAGCAACGAAGCGCTGTTTGCCAGCCTGGAGTATGACGTGCTGCCGCGCCTGACCCTGCATGGCGGGGCGCGCTACACATGGGCGCTGCGCCGCACCGTCAACGGCAGCTATCAGACGCCGGGCTATGTGGAGCCCTTTGCCGGATCGCCGGGCTTGACCGGCCTGATCAACACGCTGTGGAGCAGCGCACTGACCCCGCTGTTCTGCCCCGGACAGAGCTTCACCCTGATCCCGCCGGGCGGATCGGTGTCGGTGAACACCGCGACCTGTTCTGCCGGGCTCTATCGCGGCAGGCTTCCCGAAAGCAATCTGTCCTGGCGCGGGGGGATCGACCTGCATCTGTCCCGCGACTGGCTGGCCTATGCCAACATCGCCAAGGGCTGGAAAAACGGCAGTTATCCCACGATTTCAGCGCCTGTTTTCGACCAGTACCAGCCCGTCACGCAGGAATCGCTGCTCGCCTATGAGGCGGGCGTGAAGGGCAGGCTGGGCACACTGGCAACGCTGGAGGCCTCCGCCTTCTATGATGATTATCGCAACAAGCAGGTCCGCGCCAAGACAGTGAACCCCATCTTCGGCATCATCGATCAACTGGTGAACGTGCCCCGCTCACGCATTTTGGGAGCAGAAGCGCAGGCCACGATCCGTCCCGCCAAAGGATTGCGGATCGACCTGTCAGCCACCTGGCTGGACACGCGGATAGAGCAATATGACGGCATCATCGGCGACACGATGGTCAACGGCCTGCTCTATGCGGTGCGAGCCCCCTTTGCCGGGGCGGACCTGCCCTTTGCCCCCCATTGGCAGGCGCGCGCCGCCGTTGACTACAGCACGCGGCTCACCAGACGCCTGAGCGGCTTTGTGGGCGGCAGCCTTGCGGCCCAGACCGGCAGCTATGCCTCGCTGGTGGGCACCGCGCAGGATCGCGCCGACACCACCCTGCCCGGCCATGCGGTGCTGGATCTGCATGCCGGTGTGGAAACCGCGCAAGGCTGGCGCGTGACGCTATGGGGCAAGAATGTGGGCAACCGTTTCTATCTGACCAACGCCGGGCGCGCCTATGACACGATCATTCGCTATGCCGGGCGCCCGGCGGAATATGGGATCACCGTGACAAGAAGCTGGCGCTGA
- a CDS encoding AraC family transcriptional regulator: MSHRRTIPTQAGTEPEGAYGARLAESFGMNEVPALVTRRLSHQAIGVTLIRCDRSNNGLTAPLPCEDAFLATLQLRECPAHDLWLDGVPQATGALHAGATCIYDLRSMPVVNSVSPFRNMHFYLPRQTLNRLAEQDGMPPVEALEADPGHGVEDSIIAALGSSLEPAFNRPHEVTQLFIDHVILGLASHLVRVYGTTRSSFRAEDTGSLSTAQERAVKDMLRVNLAGHVGMEELAKACGMGLTAFRRAFARSTGMMPHQWLLGQRVEQATAMIADTGRDLGEIAVESGFADLNHMERVFRQMRGASPASLRGH, from the coding sequence ATGAGCCATAGGCGAACGATCCCGACACAGGCCGGAACGGAGCCGGAAGGCGCCTATGGCGCCCGGCTGGCCGAGAGTTTTGGCATGAATGAGGTTCCCGCGCTGGTCACGCGGCGCCTGTCGCATCAGGCGATCGGCGTCACGCTCATCCGCTGCGACCGGAGCAACAATGGGCTGACCGCGCCTCTGCCTTGCGAGGACGCCTTTCTGGCGACGCTGCAATTGCGCGAATGTCCGGCCCATGACTTGTGGCTGGACGGGGTGCCTCAGGCGACCGGCGCGCTGCATGCGGGGGCGACCTGCATTTACGATCTGCGCAGCATGCCGGTGGTCAACAGCGTCAGCCCCTTTCGCAACATGCATTTCTATCTGCCGCGCCAGACGCTGAACCGGCTGGCCGAGCAGGACGGGATGCCTCCCGTCGAGGCGCTGGAGGCCGACCCCGGACATGGGGTGGAGGACAGCATCATCGCCGCGCTGGGCTCCTCGCTGGAACCGGCCTTCAACCGTCCGCATGAGGTGACGCAGCTCTTCATCGATCATGTGATCCTTGGCCTGGCTTCCCATCTGGTGCGGGTCTACGGGACCACGCGCTCCAGCTTTCGCGCGGAAGACACCGGCAGCCTGTCCACCGCGCAGGAGCGTGCCGTCAAGGATATGCTGCGGGTCAATCTGGCCGGGCATGTGGGGATGGAGGAGCTGGCGAAGGCCTGCGGCATGGGGCTGACGGCTTTCCGGCGCGCCTTTGCCCGCTCCACGGGCATGATGCCGCATCAATGGCTGCTGGGCCAACGGGTCGAGCAGGCGACCGCGATGATCGCGGACACCGGGCGGGATCTCGGCGAGATCGCGGTTGAAAGCGGCTTTGCCGATCTGAACCATATGGAGCGCGTGTTCCGGCAGATGCGGGGTGCATCGCCGGCATCGCTGCGGGGGCACTGA
- a CDS encoding AraC family transcriptional regulator codes for MEEAPALITRVLRKADIAVTECRSDKPENGISGSIPVEDAYLMGLQLRDYPEHDYWEGSRQHPRRDVKAGEILLYDLKRDPRFFINKPFHSIHFYLPRKALDAIADEAQAPRISELRYEPGVGMVDEVVRNLGTSLLAAFDRPEQVSRLFMDHVTFAIATHVTQTYGGLWSTPQRIKGGLAAWQERRACAMLEANLDGEVAIREVAAECGLSISHFSRAFRESTGMAPHQWLLHRRVESAKLLMHDRRLPLSEIALSSGFADQSHFTRVFSRLVGVSPGQWRRSREIETANEP; via the coding sequence ATGGAGGAGGCGCCCGCGCTCATCACGCGGGTCCTGCGCAAGGCCGACATTGCCGTCACCGAATGCCGTTCGGACAAACCCGAGAATGGAATTTCCGGAAGCATCCCGGTGGAGGACGCCTATCTGATGGGCCTGCAACTGCGTGACTATCCCGAGCACGATTATTGGGAGGGATCGCGCCAACATCCGCGCCGCGACGTCAAGGCGGGCGAAATCCTGCTCTACGATCTGAAGCGCGATCCGCGTTTCTTCATCAACAAGCCTTTCCATTCCATCCACTTCTACCTCCCGCGCAAGGCGCTGGACGCCATCGCCGACGAGGCGCAGGCTCCGCGCATCTCCGAGCTGCGTTATGAGCCCGGCGTGGGGATGGTCGATGAGGTGGTGCGCAATCTGGGCACCTCGCTGCTGGCCGCTTTCGACCGGCCCGAGCAGGTCAGTCGCCTGTTCATGGACCATGTGACCTTCGCCATCGCCACCCATGTCACCCAGACTTACGGTGGACTGTGGTCCACCCCGCAACGGATCAAGGGCGGGCTGGCCGCATGGCAGGAGCGCCGGGCCTGCGCGATGCTTGAGGCGAACCTCGACGGCGAGGTGGCGATCCGCGAAGTGGCGGCCGAATGCGGCCTGTCGATCAGCCATTTCTCGCGGGCCTTTCGGGAGAGCACCGGCATGGCTCCGCATCAATGGCTGCTTCACCGCCGGGTCGAGAGCGCCAAGCTTCTGATGCATGATCGCCGCCTTCCGCTTTCCGAGATCGCCCTTTCCTCAGGTTTTGCCGACCAGAGCCATTTTACCAGGGTCTTCTCTCGTCTGGTCGGGGTCAGCCCCGGCCAGTGGCGCCGCTCCCGCGAAATCGAGACAGCCAATGAGCCATAG
- a CDS encoding DUF4126 domain-containing protein has product MSLLLASFLIGLVAGLRAMTAPAIVSWAAARAGIAPVTGWPAFMAYRWTPWVLLAAALGEWVTDQLPTTPSRKVPVQFTARIIMGGLSGATLGATGGSWPAGLALGAAGAVLGTLGGASCRGRMAMSFGSDRPAACLEDAAAVGLGVLAIWMAG; this is encoded by the coding sequence ATGTCGCTCCTTCTCGCCTCTTTCCTGATCGGTCTTGTCGCGGGATTGCGCGCCATGACCGCGCCCGCCATCGTCAGTTGGGCGGCGGCCCGCGCAGGGATTGCCCCGGTCACGGGCTGGCCCGCCTTCATGGCCTATCGCTGGACCCCATGGGTGCTGCTCGCCGCCGCGCTGGGGGAGTGGGTGACCGACCAACTGCCCACCACACCCAGCCGCAAAGTGCCGGTGCAGTTTACGGCCCGCATCATCATGGGTGGGCTGTCGGGAGCGACGCTGGGCGCAACAGGCGGTTCCTGGCCGGCGGGTCTGGCTCTGGGAGCGGCCGGGGCGGTGCTGGGCACGCTTGGCGGCGCTTCATGTCGAGGAAGAATGGCCATGTCCTTTGGCAGTGATCGCCCCGCCGCATGTCTGGAGGATGCTGCCGCGGTCGGATTGGGGGTTCTGGCGATCTGGATGGCGGGTTGA
- a CDS encoding SDR family oxidoreductase: MTRSLRLADKTALITGGTSGIGLATARRFIEEGARVAITGTSADKLAAAKAALGDVLTIQADAGDAAAQAAVATALRDAFGHLDAVFLNAGVADFRPLEGWDEEGIDRTFATNVKGPLLLVQALLPILSNPASIVLNGSINARLGKPNSIVYAASKAALISMARTLSGELIGRGIRVNTISPGPVTTPIYSKLGLSDAQLAGMKDYLIGAIPAGRFGDPVEIADAVVHLASDESRYTVGAELIIDGGMSNI; this comes from the coding sequence ATGACCCGTTCTCTCCGCCTTGCCGACAAGACCGCCCTGATCACCGGGGGCACCAGCGGCATCGGCCTTGCCACCGCCCGCCGCTTCATCGAGGAAGGCGCCCGCGTCGCCATCACCGGCACCAGCGCCGACAAGCTGGCCGCCGCCAAGGCCGCGCTGGGCGATGTGCTGACCATTCAGGCCGATGCCGGCGACGCCGCCGCGCAAGCCGCCGTGGCCACCGCCCTGCGCGATGCCTTCGGCCATCTGGATGCGGTGTTCCTCAACGCCGGCGTGGCCGATTTCCGCCCGCTGGAAGGTTGGGACGAGGAGGGCATCGACCGCACCTTCGCCACCAATGTGAAGGGCCCGTTGCTGCTGGTGCAGGCGCTGCTGCCGATCCTGTCGAACCCGGCCTCCATCGTGCTCAACGGCTCGATCAACGCCCGGCTCGGCAAGCCCAATTCCATCGTCTATGCCGCATCGAAGGCCGCGCTGATCTCGATGGCGCGCACGCTGTCGGGCGAGCTGATCGGGCGCGGCATCCGCGTCAACACGATCAGCCCCGGTCCGGTCACCACGCCGATCTACAGCAAGCTGGGCCTGTCTGACGCGCAACTGGCGGGCATGAAGGACTATCTGATCGGCGCGATCCCCGCCGGGCGCTTTGGCGATCCGGTCGAGATTGCCGATGCGGTGGTCCATCTTGCTTCGGACGAGAGCCGCTACACCGTCGGCGCTGAGCTGATCATCGATGGCGGCATGAGCAACATCTGA